From the genome of Tenrec ecaudatus isolate mTenEca1 chromosome 1, mTenEca1.hap1, whole genome shotgun sequence:
CTGACGCCGGGTGCTGAGTGCTAGGGCCTGGGTACTAGGGACTAAAAACCAGTTGCTGGTTTTGACATCAACTCACGACGATCTCTTGTATGTTGAAGTAGcattgtgctccatagggtttgcagtggccagacctttcttcctagtcaccTCTAGCCACCAACCATTCAGTCAGCAGTCAATatgttagccatttgcaccaccaagGACTTTGGGTACAGATGACAAGCACTGGTAATTGAGCCCATCAGTGAGTTTCAGGTTCCAATCACAGGGAGCCAGATTTGGCTCTGAGCACTGGGCTCTGGGTACTGAATACCAAGCACAGGGCAGAGGGTACTGGGCTCAGAGTTCTGTCATGAGTCTGATGTCACTTGCTCCCAGGCCCGGGCTTGGATGAGGAGCTGGCCAATCCCCAGTTGTTTAGTAACAGCTGCTGGCCTGGGTTAGAGAAGAAACTTAAGGAGCTaaggagaggggtggggatgTAGGGGTCAGTGGGCAGTGCCAGGCCACTAGGGCAGGCTCATTTGAGGCTGGAGTTCCAGGCTTCAGAgacaggaagggagggtgggggcctTGTGGCCCCGGGTCTCTACACCCTCCCCCTTTGTAGTCTCTTGGCCCCACTCCCAGGCCAAGGCAGCTGGAGTGATCCGTGTGGGCCCGAAGCAGCTTGGATGCCAAAGGCCTGTCTCACGTCTCAGAACACAAGGATCCAGCCAGAGTGAGGGCACGCCTGAAAGTAAAAAGCAGAGGCCACGATGTAAACAGAGATAAAATGGGAGAGACAGGCTTGCAGCCCCTAGAGCAACGTGTCCCAGAGGCTCTGCTCCAGGAAGACCCACCTTGGCTTATCTCTGCCCAGGCCCCGCCTTGTCTGAGTTTGGTCCAACTTCCCTCCACTTCCTTCTGCTGTAGGGAACAAAAGAGATTCCAAGCCTCAAATTTGACTtacaacaaaatcactgccatcatgccgtctcacagcgaccctccagggcatggtggaactgctcctgtgagtttcccacattgtaactctttatgggaggaaagcctcatctttgtcccacataacagctggtggtttcgacctgctgacctttcggatctcagcccaacatgccggagtcctcaaacttttaaacaggggctagttcactgtccttcagatcctttggagggccggattatagtttgtttgttttttgaaggcAGCTTAAAAACCTTTATTAGAATCAGCCACTAGTTTTCATCCACGTTGACTGTCTGCAGGTTTTTGAAAGTGGTGACGGGCACGTAGGTGACCAGTGTGTAGAGCTTGTTTGGGGAATCTTCATCCTCGTTTCGTTTCCTGGACAACCGCACACGGATGCCGTACGGGACGTTCCTGATTCCTTTGGCCCACACAGCTTTGTTGAGCCTGGTGTCAATTCGTACATCTGGTGTCCCCATCTCCTTCATGGCAAACTTCCGAATCTCCTTGAGCGCCCGAGGGGCACGCTTCTTGAAGCCCACACCATGGATACGCTTGTGAATGTTGATGGTGTATTCCCTGGTCACGACCTCGTTGATGGCCGAACGGCCCTTCTTCTTCTCACCGCCCTTCTTCGCAGGAGCCATAGCGCCGGGACCAGGCTGGAAAaggtatagtttaaaaaaacaaacaaactatgaacaaattcctatgcacatatcttattttgaagtaaaaaacaaaacgaggCAAAAACACGCGCgaacaggatcaatgtcctcggcgggccgcatgtggcccgcgggccgtagtttgaggacgcctgccagaGTGTCaccactatgctatcagggctcctaaATGCAGCTTATGAAGAACattaagtctttttttttcaagtctttttttaaatacttttattgggacctcgtacaactcttatcacaatccatccatccgtccattatatcagctcctcacttcccccctccctcccccatcctctttccctcccgcatgaactcttgataatttataaattgttattttttcatgtcttaaattgactgatgtctcccttcacttttctgttgtctgccccccagggaagggattatatgcagatcattgtgattggttccccctttcttcccccaccttccccttcccctcctggtatggctactctcaatagtggtcctgaggggtttatctgtcctggattccctgtacatgctctggtctagccagatttgtaaggtagaattggggttgtgatagtggggggagcattaataagtcttaaacaggacaaggaCAAGGCATAAGGACCTTCAGCATGAGGTCCTAATGGTATCCAAGGGTTTTCAGAGAACCAGGGCCTCAAATAGGAcatgggagggcaaaggaaaccGCCACAGACACATGATTGGTAGGAGATCAGTACATCACAGtcgcaggtgggactacagaagcagggccGGGGCCATGAGTGGGACACATACATTATGCTAGAGAGAAGCGCTTCCAAGACTGGTCCAGGGCTCTCCAACCAAAGCAGTCCGGATGTGACTCGTGACTCTATGACCCTAGAACCCCTAAGTCCATGAGGGACACACCAGGCAAGTCTGAAAGGGATAGGCCGGCCCTCTCTGGGCTGGCTGGCAGAGTGGTGGTGTTGCTAGGGGTTAGGTATTCGGTGCTGTCGAGTCTAaactgacttgtagtgacccggTGCACAACAGGACataccactgcccagtcctgcgccatcctcagcgCTGCtccttgtttgagcccattgatgcagccacgtgcCACCCCTCTtgtggagggcctgcctctttgtcgctgcaggatgtccttctctagggactggtctctcctgacaacatgcccaaagtacgtgagactaagtctcgccattcttgcctctaaggaacattctgactgtacttcttccgagacagactggtttgttctgtggacagtccatgggacttccaatattctttgccagcaccatgattcaaatgcaccgattcttcttcagtcttccttattgaaaGTCCACCCTTTCCTGGTAGGAATCGTTTCCACTGAACTCTTCCCGagggcaaggctgttcacattgcTGGTTAATTGTCAGAAGAAACTTTGTAGATGTTTAATCCATGTAGAGACtcaaaaatggatttggggtcttcTGCTGTTATCTTTAGCTTTCTGGTAAACCGCTTTTGAGTACAAAAGAGACCGGAtcacaaatataattttttttcacaaatataatttaaggagaaaatttattaagtcttaaaggcaaatataatttaaggagaaaacTTATAAAGTCTTAAACAGAAGAAAGACAATacaagacaaagacacatcatcgggatgagggagaccattagcccAAAGTCACTAGGTGTCCAAGGGCCTACAGAGAACCAACGGCATGAATAGGACATGGGAGGACCAAGGAAAGGTGGCAGaaacatgattggtggcagatcaatccaTCGCAGCAGGAATGGGACATGGTTGAGACACATACATGATGCTAGACAGTAGAGTTTACAAGATCGTCCAGAGCCCTCCAACAATGGCAGTTAAGGTCTGACACATGACTCTGAGACCCCAGTACCTCAATCTCCATCACAAACACATCCAGGAAAACCCCtgaggggggctgcctctctctgGACTGGTTAGGGAGATGTGGTGGGCAAACTGTCCATGTCCCAGCTAATggtcaaaaacaattcaatgaaGGCTTAATCTATTTGAGGACTCTGCAAACAGATTTTGGGTGCtcactattgtggtagttacataatctcctgtcaacttgagggtgttaagagtgaaggggtggagtctagcctgtcactcaggtcacaacctgattgaGGTCTCCTTGTGGTCATGCccttctcgtgaggattctggaaacttcctttcTCCGGTCTGTTAAAGagacacactcagagagctggaggacccgcgccagcactgagatgctcccaccaccactggatccacaagactttccatccaccggcctgtgatcttcttgcattcagtatcattgtatctactgcatgagtctaaagaggaatttatgaactagtattggacaaatgggctaatattggacttatggacttgatctggactaggctgggatgttttcttttttttattgttaTGGTAGTCTTTttagtttgttgggtttttttaattgcACTTCCAATTTATTGTGattttcttgaattatttttattattaaaaaaataattttattgggggatcatacaactcttatcataatccacacatacatccatcgtgtcaagcacatttgcacatttgttgccatcatcattctcaaaacatttgttttctacttaagccctcatttttccccctccctccccccatcccctccctcacgaacccttgataatttataaattattattattttgtcatacactgtcagatgtctcctttcacccactttcctgttgcccatcccccagggaggaggttatatgcagatctttATAATCAGTCCCCTCTTTCCACCctaccttcccaccaccctcctgtattgccactctcaccactggttctgaagggatcatctgtcctggattccctgtgtttccagttgctatctgtacatcctctggtctagtcagattggtaaggcagaattggaatcatgatagtgggcggagggagaaaggaaggatttaaaaactagaggaaagtt
Proteins encoded in this window:
- the LOC142434472 gene encoding large ribosomal subunit protein eL31-like — encoded protein: MAPAKKGGEKKKGRSAINEVVTREYTINIHKRIHGVGFKKRAPRALKEIRKFAMKEMGTPDVRIDTRLNKAVWAKGIRNVPYGIRVRLSRKRNEDEDSPNKLYTLVTYVPVTTFKNLQTVNVDEN